Proteins encoded in a region of the Vicia villosa cultivar HV-30 ecotype Madison, WI linkage group LG5, Vvil1.0, whole genome shotgun sequence genome:
- the LOC131601191 gene encoding molybdate transporter 2, producing the protein MAHGISNDQPPPETSTPPLLRRNFLRLPSTLKLKTSLCSELSGAVGDLGTYIPIVLALSLVNNLDLTTTLIFTSLYNIITGLFFGLPMPVQPMKSIAAVAISESPPLTIPQISAAGLSVAAVLLFLGTTGLMSFLYRYLPLPVVRGVQLSQGLQFAFSAIKYIRYQQDLSSGSSKTGPVRPWFSLDGLALALVAVLFLVLTTGAGEDNHSEQQQHELEENERVDNIRRNKIRRRLKILSMIPSALIVFLFGLLLCFIRDPSIFHDLQFGPSRIKLIRITWDDFKVGFVRAAIPQIPLSILNSVIAVCKLSGDLFPEREASAMKVSVSVGVMNFVGCWFGAMPCCHGAGGLAGQYRFGGRSGASIVFLGIGKLLIALVFGNSFGRILGQFPIGILGVLLLFAGIELAMASKDMSSKEESFVMFVCAAVSLTGSSAALGFFVGIVLYLLLKLREVDCGFGFLSKSNKDKSSKDEETPLIA; encoded by the coding sequence ATGGCACACGGCATCTCCAACGACCAACCACCACCGGAAACCTCAACACCACCTCTCCTCCGCCGCAACTTCCTCCGTCTCCCCTCAACCCTCAAACTCAAAACCTCCCTCTGCTCAGAACTCTCCGGCGCCGTCGGCGATTTAGGAACCTACATCCCAATCGTACTAGCTCTATCCCTAGTCAACAATCTCGATCTAACAACCACTCTCATCTTCACTTCTCTCTACAACATCATCACCGGACTCTTCTTCGGCCTCCCCATGCCAGTTCAGCCTATGAAATCCATCGCCGCCGTCGCCATCTCCGAATCTCCACCTCTCACAATTCCTCAAATCTCCGCCGCCGGTTTATCCGTCGCCGCCGTCCTCCTCTTCCTCGGAACAACCGGTCTCATGTCGTTTCTCTACCGGTACCTCCCTCTCCCGGTTGTTCGCGGCGTTCAACTCTCTCAGGGACTTCAATTCGCTTTCTCCGCCATTAAATATATTCGCTATCAGCAAGATTTATCTTCCGGTTCGTCGAAAACCGGTCCAGTCCGTCCTTGGTTTAGTCTAGACGGACTGGCACTGGCTCTCGTTGCTGTTCTTTTTCTTGTCCTCACCACTGGCGCTGGCGAGGACAATCATTCAGAACAGCAACAACACGAGCTAGAAGAAAATGAGAGAGTTGATAATATTCGACGAAATAAAATTCGTCGAAGATTGAAGATTCTATCGATGATTCCGTCGGCTTTGATTGTGTTTTTATTCGGATTATTATTGTGTTTTATTCGCGATCCTTCGATTTTTCATGATTTGCAATTCGGTCCTTCTAGGATTAAGTTGATTAGAATCACATGGGATGATTTTAAAGTTGGATTTGTGAGAGCTGCGATACCGCAGATTCCTTTATCAATTTTGAATTCGGTTATTGCGGTTTGTAAACTTTCCGGAGACTTGTTTCCGGAAAGAGAAGCTTCAGCTATGAAGGTGTCAGTGAGTGTTGGAGTGATGAATTTTGTTGGATGTTGGTTTGGTGCCATGCCATGTTGCCATGGAGCAGGAGGATTGGCTGGTCAGTATAGGTTTGGAGGGAGGAGTGGTGCTTCAATTGTGTTTCTTGGGATTGGTAAGTTGTTGATTGCTTTGGTTTTTGGGAACTCTTTTGGGAGGATTTTGGGGCAGTTTCCTATTGGGATACTTGGTGTGTTGCTTTTGTTTGCTGGGATTGAATTGGCTATGGCTTCTAAGGATATGAGTAGTAAAGAAGAAtcttttgttatgtttgtttgtgCTGCTGTTTCTTTGACTGGCTCTAGTGCTGCTTTAGGGTTTTTTGTTGGGATTGTTCTTTACTTGTTGTTGAAGTTGAGAGAGGTTGATTGTGGATTTGGATTTTTGTCCAAGTCTAACAAGGACAAGTCTTCTAAGGATGAGGAAACTCCCTTGATTGCATAA